Proteins co-encoded in one Astyanax mexicanus isolate ESR-SI-001 chromosome 1, AstMex3_surface, whole genome shotgun sequence genomic window:
- the hpn gene encoding serine protease hepsin, which yields MKEKKIGTQGMALCSPWRVAVAVGLTVVVLGALGAAIWALVTYLRTAEDTGLYDVQVSAADQRLRVFDSVQRRWRHVCSSNANQLLAAISCEEMGFVRAINFSVTCASESSHEFFCVKESELTYGKKISTALYPCKCEKGQVVEVLCQECGRRMLPEERIVGGADARQGSWPWQVSLQYDGVHQCGGSIISDRWIVSAAHCFPERYRHVSRWRVLMGSIYNTPIHKNVVIAEVKTVVYHSSYLPFVDANIDDNSRDIAVLALTKPLQFNDYIQPVCLPTYGQRLVDGQIGTVTGWGNVEYYGTQANILQEANIPIISDAVCNAPDYYDNQVTSTMFCAGYEKGGTDSCQGDSGGPFVAADCLSKTSRYRLLGVVSWGTGCAMAKKPGVYTRVSRFLPWISSAMRTYENSPGVHKMARAATA from the exons TAACCTACTTAAGGACAGCAGAAGACACAGGATTATACGACG TGCAGGTGAGCGCGGCGGATCAGAGGCTGCGGGTATTCGACTCGGTTCAGAGGAGGTGGAGACACGTCTGCTCCTCCAACGCCAATCAGCTGCTGGCTGCCATCAGCTGTGAGGAGATGGGCTTCGTCAG GGCAATAAACTTCTCAGTCACCTGCGCTTCTGAAAGCAGTCACGAGTTCTTCTGTGTAAAGGAGAGCGAGTTAACGTACGGCAAGAAGATTAGCACCGCTCTGTATCCGTG CAAATGTGAAAAAGGACAGGTTGTTGAAGTTCTTTGTCAAG AATGTGGGCGTCGGATGCTCCCTGAGGAGCGTATTGTAGGCGGGGCTGACGCTCGGCAGGGCTCCTGGCCGTGGCAGGTCAGTCTGCAGTACGATGGGGTTCATCAGTGTGGAGGATCCATCATATCCGACCGCTGGATCGTCAGCGCTGCACATTGTTTCCCTGA GAGATATCGTCATGTGTCGAGGTGGAGGGTGCTGATGGGCTCCATCTACAACACCCCCATCCATAAGAACGTGGTGATCGCTGAGGTGAAGACGGTGGTCTATCACAGCAGTTATTTACCCTTTGTAGATGCTAACATTGATGACAACAGTCGTGACATAGCCGTCCTGGCCCTGACCAAACCACTGCAGTTTAATG ACTATATCCAGCCAGTGTGTTTACCGACCTATGGCCAGCGGCTGGTGGACGGCCAGATTGGAACAGTGACCGGGTGGGGAAATGTGGAGTATTATG GCACCCAGGCGAACATTCTGCAGGAAGCCAATATCCCCATCATAAGCGATGCCGTCTGTAACGCCCCTGATTATTACGACAACCAGGTCACCTCCACCATGTTCTGTGCTGGATATGAGAAAGGAGGAACCGATTCATGCCAG GGGGACAGCGGCGGCCCCTTTGTGGCAGCCGACTGCCTGTCTAAGACCAGTCGCTACAGGCTGCTGGGGGTGGTGAGCTGGGGAACAGGCTGCGCCATGGCAAAGAAACCCGGCGTCTACACCAGAGTCTCCCGCTTCCTGCCCTGGATATCCAGCGCCATGAGG ACGTATGAGAATTCCCCAGGAGTCCACAAAATGGCCCGAGCAGCCACGGCATAG